A window from Heteronotia binoei isolate CCM8104 ecotype False Entrance Well chromosome 15, APGP_CSIRO_Hbin_v1, whole genome shotgun sequence encodes these proteins:
- the LOC132583572 gene encoding olfactory receptor 10A7-like → MIQENHTALSDFIFVGYSELPVLEELLFAVFLLIYMSIITGNGLIIYIIMTDPILDTPMYFFLKNLAFLEILYTSVTLPKMLVNFVAQNKTISFVGCAAQIYFILFLGSIECFLLAAMAYDRYVAICNPLHYKLIICKELCLVLVTGSFIIPMPIHMGQIYLLFTLPYCGTREINNFFCDVLPVLELACADTIANEVYRVVASALIIVLPFCLIFASYVKIISVILKMSSVESRKKVFATCSSHIIVVSLFYGSGTIVYVSPRSKETLIVNKLLSLFYTILIPMLNPIIYSLRNEEVKVSLRKLFRKC, encoded by the coding sequence ATGATACAAGAGAATCACACTGCATTATCTGACTTCATATTTGTTGGATACTCTGAACTCCCAGTTCTAGAAGAGTTGCTGTTTGCGGTGTTCCTCTTGATCTACATGAGTATCATAACAGGAAATGGACTTATCATTTACATTATTATGACTGATCCTATCCTTGATAccccaatgtatttctttttgaAGAACCTGGCCTTCCTAGAGATCCTCTACACTTCAGTCACTCTTCCAAAAATGCTGGTCAATTTTGTGGCACAAAATAAGACCATCTCATTTGTTGGCTGCGCTGCCCAGATCTACTTCATACTTTTTCTCGGAAGCATTGAGTGTTTCCTTCTGGCTGCTATGGCCTATGACCGATATGTAGCCATATGTAACCCCTTGCATTATAAACTCATAATATGTAAAGAACTCTGTTTAGTACTTGTTACTGGGTCGTTTATTATCCCCATGCCTATCCATATGGGGCAGATATACCTACTGTTTACCTTGCCCTATTGTGGCACTCGTGAAATTAACAACTTCTTCTGTGATGTCCTACCTGTGCTGGAGCTGGCCTGTGCAGATACCATTGCAAATGAAGTTTACAGGGTTGTAGCCTCTGCACTAATCATAGTCCTCCCTTTTTGTCTTATCTTTGCTTCTTATGTCAAAATAATATCTGTAATTCTGAAGATGTCTTCAGTTGAAAGTCGGAAGAAAGTGTTTGCCACATGCTCTTCACATATTATTGTGGTATCTCTTTTCTATGGGTCAGGAACTATTGTCTATGTAAGTCCCAGGTCAAAAGAGACATTGATTGTGAACAAATTGCTTTCCTTGTTCTACACCATTTTGATTCCTATGCTTAACCCCATCATCTATAGTCTGAGAAATGAAGAAGTGAAGGTTTCCTTGAGAAAATTGTTTAGAAAGTGTTAG